The Pangasianodon hypophthalmus isolate fPanHyp1 chromosome 5, fPanHyp1.pri, whole genome shotgun sequence genome includes a window with the following:
- the nyx gene encoding nyctalopin, which translates to MAEFILRHWQICTGFSELGLACSRAPLHCGGHDHCVVAKHQVCPPLCSFIFPFSVWVMVLPHGITLWACSSSCPPSCMCTQEKSCTVLCDRANMAELPREFPCEASSINLEKNSLKFLSERAFGTLPSLKSLFLDHNNISFITPGAFKGLPNLLELTMAHNEYIRYLHTRTFTSLKRLVRLDLSGCNLFSMPDRIFLEQTSLRELFCFQNNFRCIPSAIRGMENLTHIYLERNKIEAVAYNSLLGLRNLKYLNLQENRISVIHEEAFKDLRQLQNFYLNDNLLVDLPRKSFKGLCHLKMLNLGGNLLTNISITWFGDLVELEVLYLDRNCLSFIDKGAFENLTSLVTLHLNSNKLTTLPFPVFQPIYFIGHLYLFRNPWECNCELEWLKEWMENYKLVRDIPCVSPPSVAGLDLSKVLYAHVNGTCIDPAEFNLTTAVPDYSTTQSKFNSLISKLMNQELREEVRNFTEGQRNGTVLEPAEGQVSAAHRPSSVVLVLPLLLPLLFLIQAQTGCLLDLTNA; encoded by the exons ATGGCTGAGTTCATTCTGAGGCATTGGCAGATATGCACAGGGTTTTCTGAGTTGGGCCTGGCATGCTCTCGGGCTCCGCTGCACTGTGGTGGTCACGATCACTGTGTGGTGGCCAAACACCAGGTTTGCCCTCCTTTGTG ttcttttatttttcccttctCAGTGTGGGTCATGGTCTTGCCTCATGGCATAACTCTCTGGGCCTGCTCTAGTTCCTGTCCCCCCAGCTGTATGTGCACTCAGGAGAAGAGCTGCACTGTGCTCTGTGACCGTGCCAACATGGCTGAGCTGCCCAGAGAGTTCCCCTGTGAGGCCTCCTCCATCAACCTGGAGAAAAATAGCCTCAAATTTTTGTCAGAACGAGCTTTTGGAACACTTCCCTCTCTTAAGTCCCTCTTCCTGGACCACAACAACATCTCCTTCATCACACCAGGAGCTTTCAAAGGGCTTCCCAACCTGCTGGAGCTCACAATGGCCCACAATGAGTACATCCGCTATCTTCACACACGGACCTTCACCTCTCTCAAACGCCTTGTGCGCTTGGACCTTTCTGGCTGCAACCTCTTCAGCATGCCCGACCGCATCTTCCTGGAACAGACCTCCCTCAGAGAGCTATTCTGCTTCCAGAACAATTTCAGATGCATCCCAAGTGCTATACGAGGAATGGAGAACCTGACACACATTTACTTGGAGCGCAATAAGATTGAAGCAGTAGCATACAACTCTCTGCTGGGACTACGCAATCTCAAGTATCTGAACCTACAGGAGAATCGTATCAGTGTCATCCATGAGGAGGCCTTTAAGGACCTAAGACAATTACAGAACTTTTATCTTAATGACAATCTATTGGTCGACTTGCCAAGGAAATCTTTCAAAGGCCTCTGCCATCTCAAGATGTTAAATCTGGGTGGTAACTTGCTAACCAATATCTCCATCACGTGGTTTGGGGATCTGGTGGAACTGGAGGTACTCTACTTGGACCGGAACTGCCTGTCATTTATTGACAAGGGTGCCTTTGAGAATCTGACCAGCCTTGTGACACTGCATCTCAACAGCAACAAACTGACTACTCTGCCTTTCCCAGTCTTCCAGCCCATCTACTTCATTGGGCATCTTTATTTGTTCCGCAATCCCTGGGAGTGCAACTGTGAGCTCGAGTGGCTGAAGGAGTGGATGGAGAACTATAAGCTGGTGAGGGATATCCCATGTGTATCTCCTCCTTCAGTAGCTGGTCTGGATCTGAGCAAGGTACTGTACGCACATGTGAACGGTACTTGCATTGACCCAGCAGAGTTTAACCTGACCACAGCTGTTCCAGATTACAGCACCACGCAGAGCAAGTTCAACAGCCTGATCTCCAAACTGATGAATCAGGAACTCAGGGAGGAGGTGAGGAACTTTACCGAGGGTCAGAGGAACGGGACTGTGCTAGAACCAGCAGAAGGTCAGGTCTCAGCTGCTCACAGGCCTTCTAGTGTTGTTTTAGTCCTGCCATTACTGCTGCCATTGCTGTTCCTCATCCAAGCTCAGACAGGCTGCCTATTAGACCTTACTAATGCTTAA